In Oncorhynchus kisutch isolate 150728-3 linkage group LG7, Okis_V2, whole genome shotgun sequence, one DNA window encodes the following:
- the LOC109887468 gene encoding E3 ubiquitin-protein ligase TRIM21-like produces MASSSSLLSEEQFLCSICLDVFTEPVSTSCGHNFCMACVTKYWNGKNMCQCPLCQETFSRRPKLHINATFREVVENFKKTRDRRKDGSPSKPEIVPCDVCTGMKHKALKSCLVCQTSYCETHLEPHQIASPLKRHKLIDPVVNLEDRICKKHDRFLDLFCRTDQTCVCQFCTETDHKTHDTVPIEEESGERKVQLGKTEAEVQLIIQGRLKKVKDIKFSVDLSKRDAEREIADSVQVFTALVRSFEKSQAELIEVIEERQKAVECQAEGLIKELEQEITELKRRSTELKQLSHTEDHLQLLQSFSSVVCTPPLTKDWSEISVHSDLCVGTVRRAVSQLEETLNKEMEKLLEVKLKRIRQYAVDVTLDPDTAHLYLIMSEDGKQVRCGDTPQNRPPNPKRFYQYPIVLGKDGFSSGRFYYEVTVKRKTDWDVGVARQPKGRKVNISPSSAYRLWTVSLRDGNTYKACTFPPVFLSLREKPQKVGVFVDYEEGQVSFYDVEARSHIYSFTGCTFTDKLYPFFSPCMNAGGKNSAPLIISPVIHTH; encoded by the coding sequence ATGGCTTCCTCCAGCAGTCTCCTGTCTGAAGAGCAGTTTCTGTGCTCTATCTGTCTGGATGTGTTCACTGAGCCAGTCTCCACTTCGTGTGGACACAACTTCTGCATGGCCTGTGTCACAAAGTACTGGAATGGCAAGAACATGTGTCAATGTCCACTGTGTCAGGAGACATTCTCGAGACGACCTAAGCTTCACATCAACGCAACCTTCAGAGAAGTTGTAGAGAATTTTAAAAAGACGAGAGACAGACGTAAAGATGGGTCCCCTTCCAAACCGGAAATAGTTCCCTGTGACGTCTGTACTGGGATGAAGCACAAAGCCCTGAAGTCCTGCCTGGTGTGTCAGACCTCTTACTGTGAGACTCACCTTGAGCCTCATCAGATAGCCTCACCATTAAAGAGACACAAACTGATCGACCCTGTGGTGAACCTGGAAGACAGGATCTGTAAGAAGCACGACAGATTCCTGGATCTGTTCTGTAGGACTGACcagacgtgtgtgtgtcagttctgcACTGAAACAGACCACAAGACTCATGACACTGTTCCTATAGAAGAAGAGTCTGGAGAGAGGAAGGTTCAGCTGGGGAAAACTGAGGCAGAAGTACAGCTGATTATCCAGGGGCGACTGAAGAAGGTTAAAGATATCAAATTCTCAGTAGATCTCAgcaagagagatgcagagagagagatagcagacagCGTGCAGGTTTTCACTGCTCTGGTACGCTCCTTTGAGAAAAGCCAGGCGGAGCTAATTGAGGTGATTGAGGAGAGGCAGAAAGCGGTAGAGTGTCAGGCTGAAGGGCTCATTAAAGAACTGGAGCAGGAAATCACTGAGCtaaagaggagaagcactgagctGAAGCAGCTCTCACACACTGAGGACCACCTCCAACTTCTCCAGAGCTTCTCATCCGTGGTGTGCACCCCTCCACTCACCAAggactggtctgagatcagtgttcacagtgatcTCTGTGTGGGGACTGTGAGGAGAGCTGTGTCTCAGCTGGAGGAGACACtgaataaagagatggagaagcTGCTTGAAGTCAAACTGAAGAGGATTCGGCAGTATGCAGTAGATGTGACTCTGGACCCCGATACGGCACATCTATATCTCATCATGTCTGAAGATGGAAAACAAGTACGATGTGGAGACACACCACAGAATCGTCCTCCCAATCCAAAAAGGTTTTATCAGTATCCCATTGTCCTTGGAAAGGATGGCTTCTCCTCAGGGAGATTTTACTATGAGGTGACGGTTAAGCGGAAAACTGACTGGGATGTAGGTGTGGCCAGACAGCCCAAAGGCAGGAAGGTTAATATCTCACCTAGCTCTGCGTATAGACTCTGGACTGTGTCTCTGAGGGATGGGAATACTTACAAAGCCTGTACCTTCCCCCCTGTCTTCCTTTCCTTGAGAGAGAAGCCCCAGAAGGTGGGGGTGTTCGTTGACTACGAGGAGGGTCAGGTCTCTTTTTAcgatgtggaggccaggtctcaTATCTACTCTTTCACTGGCTGTACCTTTACAGATAAACTCTATCCATTCTTCAGCCCCTGTATGAATGCTGGTGGTAAAAACTCAGCCCCACTCATCATTTCTCCTGTCATTCACACACACTGA
- the LOC109894156 gene encoding pleiotropic regulator 1, with protein MTEDVQKHSVHTLVFRSLKRTHDMFVADHAKPVSLDETSHKVKMAAKLRADYSAVLHMPVLKEGKDRPLGSNMPANQNYLQPADDPEYLITGTHAYPSGPGVALTADTQIHRNPSEGGVHAMALALPPSQARLDASRTAASVGDIHRHAVGAERPHAPHSHAMSLLEGGGTKNSSLIARKAPTMPKPQWHAPWKLFRVISGHLGWVRSIAVEPGNQWFVTGAGDRTIKIWDLASGKLKLSLTGHISTVRGVAVSTRSPYLFSCGEDKQVKCWDLEYNKVIRHYHGHLSAVYDLDLHPTIDVLVTCSRDATARVWDIRSKANVHTLSGHTNTVATVRCQAAEPQIITGSHDSTIRLWDLIAGKTRATLTNHKKSVRALALHPRQYTLASGSADNIKQWTFPDGNFIQNLSGHNAIINAMAVNSDGVLVSGADNGTIHLWDWRTGYNFQRIHAAVQPGSLDSESGIFACMFDNSESRLITAEADKTIKVYKEDDTATEESHPINWKPEILKRKRF; from the exons ATGACTGAG GATGTGCAGAAGCACTCTGTGCACACGCTCGTGTTCAGGTCCCTCAAAAGGACTCATGATATGTTTGTTGCTGACCATGCCAAACCAGTCTCCTTGGATGAAACAAG tcacaAGGTGAAGATGGCAGCGAAGCTAAGGGCAGACTACAGTGCTGTTCTACACATGCCCGTTCTGAAAGAGGGCAAGGACAGACCACTGGGATCCAACATGCCTGCCAATCAGAACTATCTCCAACCCG CTGATGATCCAGAGTACTTGATCACTGGGACCCACGCATACCCCTCAGGACCTG GGGTGGCTCTGACTGCAGACACTCAGATACATAGGAACCCCAGTGAGGGGGGAGTTCATGCCATGGCTCTTGCCCTGCCACCATCACAAGCCAG GCTGGACGCCAGTCGCACAGCAGCCAGTGTTGGGGACATCCACAGACACGCAGTGGGGGCAGAGAGGCCTCACGCTCCTCACTCACACGCTATG TCTCTTTTGGAAGGAGGCGGCACCAAAAACTCTTCCCTCATTGCCAGAAAAGCCCCCACTATGCCCAAGCCCCAGTGGCACGCGCCGTGGAAGTTGTTTCGG GTCATCAGTGGTCATCTTGGCTGGGTGAGGTCCATTGCCGTAGAGCCCGGCAACCAGTGGTTTGTGACCGGCGCTGGCGACAGAACCATTAAG ATCTGGGACCTGGCCAGTGGGAAGCTAAAGCTTTCCCTTACGGGACACATCAGCACGGTGCGCGGCGTGGCCGTGAGCACCCGGAGTCCCTACTTGTTCTCCTGCGGTGAGGACAAGCAGGTCAAGTGCTGGGATCTGGAGTACAACAAG GTGATCAGGCACTACCACGGCCACCTCAGCGCCGTGTACGACTTGGACCTGCACCCAACCATCGACGTGCTGGTCACATGCAGTCGAGATGCCACGGCCAGG GTGTGGGATATCAGGAGCAAAGCCAACGTGCACACCCTGTCCGGACACACCAACACAGTGGCCACAGTCAGATGCCAGGCCGCCGAACCTCAGATCATCACAG GGAGCCACGACTCCACCATCAGGCTATGGGATCTGATAGCTGGGAAGACCAGAGCCACTCTCACCAACCACAAGAAGTCTGTCAGGGCACTGGCCTTACATCCCAGACA GTATACCTTAGCCTCTGGCTCTGCCGACAACATCAAGCAGTGGACGTTCCCCGACGGCAACTTCATCCAGAACCTCTCTGGACACAACGCCATCATCAACGCAATGGCAGTCAACTCGGACGGCGTGCTGGTATCTGGAG CTGACAACGGCACCATTCACCTGTGGGACTGGCGGACGGGCTACAACTTCCAGCGTATCCACGCCGCTGTGCAACCTGGCTCGCTGGATAGCGAATCGGGGATCTTCGCCTGCATGTTCGACAACTCAGAGAGCAGGCTGATCACGGCCGAGGCTGACAAGACCATCAAGGTGTACAAAGAGGACGACACCGCG ACCGAGGAAAGCCACCCAATCAACTGGAAACCGGAGATCCTCAAGAGGAAGAGATTCTAG